A part of Bacillus rossius redtenbacheri isolate Brsri chromosome 1, Brsri_v3, whole genome shotgun sequence genomic DNA contains:
- the LOC134528060 gene encoding nitric oxide-associated protein 1: MIFLTCRVLSNILCEKELKWLGQYLKLGYSPRIRKIHASSACTLELQASEEDRSNQDATNYRAKYKILYNSVLENEMLKHTFVQRKIAERKRKLDLLRSINTRRDMPIALRHLGMVSSEPKVPSEDTIKEESCVNVSLPYSIHTSSVALHQPLPVNDSSDGDFVDSSPELQEAGSDVPSSWMADYEQFDESSLSDVEHWRSNYGTPDRSVPVSTVPCGGCGALLHCQDPGIPGYLPSELFRHHSETQLRAVTCQRCHFMRHYGAALSVNVHPGEYPRILSRMRTQRALVVLVVDLLDFPCSVWPGILDIIGRSRPVVVVGNKVDLLPADSKGYLDRVKTCLAASLEQSGVSAANVKHVALLSARTGYGVEELITKLQNIWEGKGDVYLVGCTNVGKSTLFNALLQSDYCKVQAVDLVQRATTSPWPGTTLNLLKFPILRPVGWQLYMRTKRLIQEKKQNIAEKKLLKMQGGQLPKLENPTLLGNIERTFQPRQFEEGKDPFTLSNQVAKLTIGAPGLDPKDSVFAESRWCYDTPGTVQPDQVLDLLTTEELLATLPRTVLTPRSFLLRPGACLFIAGLARLDYLEGPSPVRFTVLAADDLPLTVCEVPHAEEVYSRLLCSPLMLVPGGTTTRLDCWPGLSPAPMPLTVTGVSWRESCADVVLSSAGWVAVTPGPQKACTMRAWTPAGRGIYLRRPPLLRFAVNLRGPKQRASPAYRPAPTASTDAEPRCL; encoded by the exons ATGATATTTCTCACTTGCCGTGTTCTGTCGAATATTCTGTGTGAAAAGGAACTAAAATGGCTTGGTCAGTACTTGAAGTTAGGTTACAGCCCTCGCATACGCAAAATTCATGCATCAAGTGCCTGCACGTTGGAGTTACAGGCGTCTGAAGAGGATCGATCTAATCAGGATGCCACAAATTATCGTGCTAAGTATAAGATATTGTATAATTCAGTACTAGAAAATGAAATGCTTAAACACACCTTTGTACAGAGAAAGATCGCAGAAAGGAAGCGTAAATTAGATCTTCTGAGGTCCATAAATACTCGTAGAGATATGCCAATTGCTTTGCGGCATTTAGGTATGGTGTCATCTGAACCAAAAGTACCGAGTGAAGATACAATAAAGGAAGAGAGTTGTGTCAATGTCAGTCTGCCATATTCAATACATACTAGCTCCGTAGCGCTTCATCAACCTTTACCGGTTAACGATTCCAGTGATGGGGATTTTGTGGATAGTTCACCTGAGCTACAGGAAGCAGGAAGTGACGTTCCCTCTTCATGGATGGCCGACTACGAGCAGTTCGATGAATCCAGCCTGAGCGACGTTGAGCACTGGAGATCAAATTATGGCACACCCGACAGATCGGTTCCCGTCAGCACCGTGCCTTGCGGAGGCTGTGGGGCATTACTGCACTGCCAG GACCCGGGCATCCCGGGCTACCTGCCCAGCGAGCTGTTCCGCCACCACTCGGAGACCCAGCTGCGCGCTGTCACCTGCCAGCGCTGCCACTTCATGCGCCACTACGGAGCGGCCCTGAGCGTGAACGTGCACCCGGGCGAGTACCCCCGGATCCTGTCGCGCATGCGCACCCAGCGAGCCCTCGTCGTCCTGGTCGTCGACCTGCTGGACTTCCCGTGCAGCGTGTGGCCCGGGATCCTGGACATCATCG GCCGCTCGCGACCCGTGGTGGTGGTCGGCAACAAGGTGGACCTCCTGCCCGCGGACAGCAAGGGGTACCTGGACCGCGTGAAGACCTGCCTCGCGGCCAGCCTGGAGCAGTCCGGCGTCAGTGCTGCCAACGTCAAGCACGTCGCCCTCCTCAGCGCGAGGACGGGCTACGGGGTCGAGGAGCTCATAACCAAGCTGCAGAACATCTGGGAGGGGAAAG GGGACGTGTACCTGGTGGGCTGCACCAACGTGGGCAAGTCGACGCTCTTCAACGCCCTCCTGCAGAGCGACTACTGCAAGGTGCAGGCCGTCGACCTGGTCCAGCGGGCCACCACCTCCCCCTGGCCGGGGACCACGCTCAACCTGCTCAAG TTTCCAATTCTGCGGCCAGTTGGTTGGCAGCTCTACATGCGCACCAAGCGTCTGATACAAGAAAAGAAGCAGAACATAGCAGAGAAAAAGTTGCTCAAAATGCAAGGTGGCCAGTTACCGAAACTGGAAAATCCAACGCTCTTAG GTAACATCGAACGAACATTCCAACCACGGCAGTTTGAGGAAGGAAAAGACCCATTCACCTTGAGTAATCAGGTGGCGAAACTGACGATCGGGGCCCCGGGGCTGGACCCCAAGGACAGCGTCTTCGCGGAGAGCCGCTGGTGCTACGACACCCCGGGCACTGTGCAGCCGGACCAG GTGCTGGACCTGCTGACGACGGAGGAGCTGCTGGCCACCCTGCCGAGGACCGTCCTCACGCCCCGCTCGTTCCTCCTGAGGCCCGGCGCCTGCCTCTTCATCGCCGGCCTGGCCCGGCTCGACTACCTGGAGGGACCCAGCCCGGTCAG GTTCACGGTGCTGGCTGCGGATGACCTGCCCCTCACAGTGTGCGAGGTGCCTCACGCGGAGGAAGTGTACTCTCGCCTGCTGTGCTCGCCCTTGATGCTCGTTCCCGGGGGCACCACGACGAGGCTGGACTGCTGGCCCGGCCTGTCCCCTGCCCCGATGCCGCTCACCGTCACGGGCGTGTCCTGGCGGGAGAGCTGCGCGGACGTCGTGCTCTCCTCGGCAG GCTGGGTGGCAGTGACTCCCGGGCCGCAGAAGGCCTGCACCATGCGCGCCTGGACCCCGGCCGGTCGCGGCATCTACCTGCGCCGGCCACCGCTGCTGCGCTTCGCCGTGAACCTTCGCGGCCCCAAGCAGCGCGCCAGCCCCGCCTACCGGCCTGCTCCCACTGCCTCCACCGACGCAGAGCCTCGCTGCCTGTGA